AGGGCTCAGCTGtgggaaggaaagaagcagtAGGGACACTCCATCCTTTACCCATGTGAAGGAATGCACCTCTTGAGCAAGACCATCCAGGCAACTAGTTCCACTCCTGGCACCTAAATGAGGCATTTCCTACCTTTTGAGAGGTTGATCTTGCAGCATCAATAGTGTGCttttaacataattttgtaaaattccctctatttgaaaaaaaatattaaaatgacacAACTGCAGGTCATCAGCAAGCATGGTGCCATTGGCTCCACCGCACAACTCAACTTTTGAGCTACCAATATAGCCAAGACTACAGGAGGCTGTTATGCTCTTGCTAGACTGGTAATAGGGACACACCGAAGCTTGAGCTTGTTTGGTGAGGACAGAATCTTCAGATTTTATCTGATGAAATTTTTCTGCTAAGAAAGTGAAaatggtgattttatttttaattttagattataCTCTAGCTAAGTTTGGGTGGATTTTTTACAGAAGTTGCATTCCTGAAAaacttctcttctcttttccttcctctgtgcctGTTTCACTATGCCAGGCAacctatttttcagctttctcagtCTGCCAAACCATTAACCTGTTTTGATCAAAATTTCACATCCATCACAATGAAAACAAACGAAAAGGACACCCTCAACCATCAGAAATATCATCCTCAATAGTTAAAGCTGGGCAATGTTTATGCATTTGAAATGAGAGCTTTATAACAGTAAAGATTATGATCCATCTGAATGGATGGATGATGCCCTACAGCAACCAGCAGCCTGGGGGGTACCACTGATAACATCCAAATGTTGCAGGTGCTTGGGAGCATCCCATGGCAAACTTACTTCCAAAGAGTGCTCTCCGCTGCCTCGCCAGGACAGGCAAGGCTCATCTCCTACCTCTCTGGACTTGGATGCTTTTCAATGGCCATCCCCTCTGTGCTCATTGGTGCAGTTGCAGCATCAACAGGTAACACTAATTGTTTGTCTCTGAATAATGAACATGTTTTTGTCAAAGGTGATTAAAATGGAACCCAAAGAAGTCCTGATTTAGACTTCAAATTACCTAGTCCTGTGTATCTGAAAGCGTAGCCCTGGCCACCAAGCTAGGTGGTCTGCACCAGAAATGTGGAGCCCTCTGAGGTTCAGTGCACAACTACCTAGAGACATTTAAACAGCCCCAAGACCTGTTTAAAGCTGTTTCATTATGATGAAATGGCTTTTCATAGACCTTGTGTTGAGGAAAGATGAAGGCAGACCCTGTAAAACCCTGTATAATCCTATTTTCCAAGAAATCCTATGCTTGCTTCTGTTAATGCCTTCTGCATGTAAGACCCAGCAATATTACTACAGTTTGTTAATAAGGTTCTGAAGAAAACCTGCTTGAAGGAATCAAGAAATTCAGTTCCATAAACTCACAGGCCCTGCACAGGGGATCAGTCCTGTGTTGGCTGTGAGCAAGGGTTAAAGAGCAGCCAGATCACCgaacatttaaagaaatcagTTGAACTCATTAATTCATCTGTCACTAGGGGCATCAGAGCAAAACTCCCTTCTCACGAGCAGGGTCTAGAAGGTTAACCTTTAACTGTCCCAGTTCTGGAAACACACAAAGCACAGCTATTTCTATAGATGCTactggggaaaaggaaaatctTCGCTCTAGTGAGAGCTGCAGCATGCTAAGGGGAATCACAAGAGATcataacagaataaaaaaaattaatccaagtCCTAAAATATCCAGTGGGTTTCAGTCCTTAGCCCTGCTGTGACTAGTCCCTGTGGAAAAGCGGCTTCAAATACAGCAGAGATGTCAGTGAAGGATTTGTTGTGacttttccttgttctgttttAAAGACTGGAACCAGACAAGCTATGGTCTTCCGAGCCCACTCGAGAGAGGGGAATCAGCGATGATACTGCCACTTGTTTTACACTATCTCTGCCCAGCATACATCTCCATTGCtggtttgggagccatcgctgctGCTGCAATGTCTTCTGCAGATTCAGCTCTTCTCTCCGCTGGCTCCATGTTCGCTCACAATATATACAGGAAAATCCTGAGGAAAAAGGTACTTGGTTACAGCATTCAGTAGTTTTGGTGTCAGGAAAGATGCTTTTGTTTCAAGACCATTTCAAATCCAGTCTGTGTGGTCTGCAATTAGAGGTGTCCGTCTTTCAGCTGCTGAACTGAGTTCTGGAGCCAGAGCTTCAAACATAGGTCAAGGGTCTTCATATCCTTGGTAGGGATACAAATACCCACACTGGTGAGCTTTGCTCTTTATAAAATGACTGGTATAAAATTTGGACTAGGATATTCATAGAAACAGCATAAAACCATGACCCCTAAAATGACAGAGGGCATCTCCATCTCCAGGGGTGCCTGCCTTGGGTGGCTGCTGGTGGCAGGCACAGCCTGAGAGCAGCGAGAGCTTGGTGACaaccagcccagggcagggcagtgcCGGTCACCGCGCCAGTAAACGCCGTGTCTGTAATGTTACAATCTCTGCTTTACAGGCTACGGAGACAGAGGTCTTATGGGCCATGAGGACCTCCATGCTGGTGTTTGGGGCCGGGGCTGCCAGTCTGGCTTTTTACTCCAGCTCTGTGTATGACCTCTGGTTCCTCAGCGGGGAGCTGGTGTATGCCCTGctcttcccccagctctgctgcgcCCTCTTCGCTCCCAGTACCAACACCTACGGCTCAGCTGCCGGCTTCTTGGTTGGGCTCCTCCTGAGGGTGCTGGCAGGCGAGCctgccctgagcatcccccctGTCATCTGCTACCCAGCCTGCTCCCTGGTGAACGGGACCTACAGTCAGCTCTTCCCCTTTAAAACATTCACCATGCTTCTCACCTTGGGGACTATCGTTGCTGTTTCGTATGTGGCTGCGGTTTTGTTTCGGAGAAACTTCCTTCCCCACAGGTGGGATGTTTGCAATATCACAGGGGGAACCGGCACcctcattcccctgcagcagATGGAGGAACAGATGGGTTCGCCAACGGTTGCATTAGAAGACAATCGTGATTAAATGCGGGGCCTCGTTTGAAATGCCATGGTAAATTCAGCAATTAGAGTATGGCACAAACAGCATCactcttccctttgctttctccagtaatgaattttttaaagtcCTCGCAGAGTAATAAAGACGCACTGTTCATCCAAGGAGAATGTGTGAGCTCGAAGTCTGCAGTGATTAAAGGCGCGTGGTGATGGAGCATGATCTTGTGGTGGTGACCACGGGGCACCTCAGGCCACAGCACTGTTTGCTTCGGGGTGCCCCTGGTACCCCACCCAAAAGCAAGGCTACAAATCATGTTCCAACATTTACAGCATTCTCAAGTCACATACTTTTCTCACCACAAAGGAGACAAATTAATGTTTAACAGATTGGGTactcttgattaaaaaaaaggtgagcAAACCTGCTCCCATTACAACAGCTAGAGTTTTAGCATAATCGTCCCTGGGGAGTGCATCAAACCTATAAAAACAGAGATTACTGGATGCAGTGCAACCACCACAGCAGTCCAGCAGTATTATCAGTTCTGCACCATTCTTTGTATGCTTTGCAAAGCTTTCCTTGATACTGCAAAAACTTTTGCATATGCCTCTCCCCAGCCATGGTCTCAGGCCACACAGTCAGTCTGCTGGCACGTGGCTGAGGAGAGGACATCCCCTCTCATATGACCTGGTAGGGCAGCAGCAGATGAGCAAGGTGAAGCAACAGCCCTTAATTAGTGGATAAGAAAATTATACATAGCCACTATTTACAAAAACTCAACCAGCTGGAAAAATGGAGGTGCCAGAGATACTCTTGAATGGGTCTTCTCTAAAACACCTGGTTAAATCACTCACGTGAAGGTGTTACCCGAGCACAGTGGTGGGATGGTGTGGGACACATCCACAAACGTGTGTGAGAACTCAGAGGACTGTGATGACAGAAAGGTGCTGGAAACTGATCCTGAACCTGCCTGCAGGGACATGAAATCCTGAGGGCAAGATCCCAAAAGATTCAAGACACTAGGTCTGTACAGAAAAGCCCCTGATACCTTGGCATAAATTCTCAGTGGGTCAGAAGAAAAGCAACCCAGCTAACTAGTGAGTTTGGCCTCCAGCCTGAAGTCTGATGGACCCAGACCACCCCACAGTGGATGGCTCATTAAGGTGGGAGCTGAAATAAAGATTCAGAAGGATCCTGCAGTGATGGCTCACAGATGGCTGTCATTTTATACTTCCCTCGGCAGCTGTGCAGTGGCTCACCAGGGGTCAGTCGCAATCTACCCACAACAGCCAGCAGGAACTGCCCTCTGGGCAGCCCCTCGCCACAAAACCTTTACAAAGGGCTTGTGGGAGCTGCTGTGCGTGGAAATACCTGGCGCTGTTGGAGGGAAGGTATTTACTGACATATCCAAAATACCCCACAGCAGAGCAACCCTGACATCCAACTGAGCTGCCAAGGGTGAAAACAGTATGCTGCTTGGTGAATTGCTTCCAGCACGTGCTGAACACGCCGCTGTGCATGCACAAGGCGAGAAACTCTGCTGGTGCCACCATGCACGGCCGCAGCAAGCTCAGCGAGGAGCCATGTGTCACTCTGAACTGTACCAAGGCAAGTGCAGTGGCTCGGGAGGAGGACTGGCAGCCCTAAGCTCTGGATAGGGCTTTGATGACTCTGCTCCCCATGGGGAGCATCCGTCTCCTTTAAAATACCCATCCTCAGCAAGGTGGAGATTCTGCTCCTCATCAGAAAAATATCACACAACTTTATGCTTTGCCCTACTGTTAGTAAATACCTGGGCATGCTTAACTTCCTGTGCACAGCAGTCAGGTTGATATGCTTTATTAAATCAATACCAGAAATTCTTTCCTGTAACTCTAGAGACCGTcatgaaatattaattacaaCATGTGtctagaaaagggaaaaaaactgttttgaaaattaaaaacattacattaaatATGGCCCTAGGCCGTCACCCACTGAAGTCTTTCACACCCCAGTGATTTGAGTGGGAGCATGTGAGGTCGTGCTTAGTTAAGGGAGACACCAAAGCTATCATTACCGCAGCACCAGAAGAACTGGGCTGTTGTTAAATCACAGTTGCTGTATGCTGATCCAAGCATACTCCCCTGAAAGATTTAGGGATGACCTAGTTTGGGGACCTGTATAGTCCTCTGTGTGGAGCAGACCAAAGCTGGCATAGTGCATTTGCACAAGGGCACAGACCTGCTGCATGGCCCAGATAAGAGCGAAACTCCAGTGTCCTCATGTCAGGGTCAGCATCCCACTCACTGACCATCCTACCTAGTGGCTCTGAAAGGCAAATTACTACATCTGGAGATATCTTTTCTCCATGTTGCTGTGCCCAACTtctcctgctgttcctctgcagagTCACGAAGTTTGATGTTAAAGCCTTTCTGTGCTCACATGCTTGGCCTGGTGGGCAGTAGATCCACAGCTTCCTGAGACAGCGTCGAAGGACAGCGCTCCGGGGTAGGACGTTGCTGAAGAGCGTCACCACCACCGTCACATCACCGCACAGCGTCACCACAGAAAACTCCCAATGACTTCAAATAGGAAAGTCTTAGTGCTCTAAGGGGTATCTGGCATACTCAGCAGAGACACTTTGCCCTTACAAAGCTTCTCTGAATTTCATACCACTAAAACACGCTCTGCTTTGCGTGGAGAGACAAAAATGGCAAAGACACAATTACTGTAACTCTCCTGAATGTTTACCATTTTCCATCCTTATATGACTCCCTCCTCAGAACATCCCCCAgcaagcttaaaaagaaaacattcatcaAGGTCAGGCAAAGTTTTGAAAGCAATTAGctgcaagtaaaataaatataaaagcaattcTAGCCTATACTTAATGACAAAATGCCTAGTTGTTCCAGCCCAGCACACCCAAAGTCCTTGAGGTGTTGCCAGCACAGGGGATAATGACCCAGCTCCCATGAAATCATTGCTCTCATAGGTTACTGCCTCCAGTtcagcattccttttttttttccttgccccCTCTTTATAAAAAATTTGCTCAAGCACTGGAGGGTCCCAGTTTACCCCTCCACTTGTGCATTTACCTCCTTTGTCTCCTCAATGTGTCCATGCCAATGACTCTGTACGGTTCCAGTTTTAATTAACTTTTCCCAGCCTAGACAGCTGCTACCTGTTTCTGGCATTTTTGAGGTTAATAATACCCTGTcatgtctaattaaaaaaaaaaaaaagaaaaaaaaaaagacctccaATTTGGGAAGCATTTGGTTTCCAGTGAGTTCTCAGCATCTCATCAGATCCTCACCAGGCATCTTTGGATGTCTGGTTTACGTAGATGAGAAAAATAGGAACATAACACTTCTGAATGGAAATCTGCATCTCTTCTTCTCACTTATGCTCATTCTTAGGATTTCCTAAATGTGTCCTCACTGGAATAACAGCTGGCATccagcaagaaagcaaagaaacactTGCAGGTTTGCCAGACATTTCTAGCACTGTCAGGGAGATACTTCCATGTCAGCAATGAGCTGCGTGGGACCAGGGTGATCCTCTCATCATTTCCACATGAATGCCATGCTCTCTGGCTTTATCCTGCATGCCGCACACCAATCTTCCCTCGCAGTTCTCAGGCTTTACTACAGCCTCTGCTGGAGAATACATCAGCTCAGCTAGAAGAGCTTTTCAGTCTTCTAATAACTTTTCCTGGTCTAGATCACCACTGACTTTTGTGCTCCTATAACAAGGGAATAATTCAAAGGCATTAATCCCCCACAACAGGACATTtgtaaatccagaaaaaaagcaaggttgCTTTGCTGATCTTTAAAACGTTGAGGCAATCCATCGTCCCAGGGATGGGaatgctgctgcagcaaagcatgGCTTTCTCTGACCCCCAGGTAGGGGCCAGGATCATCTTTGTGACTGGAATTTGGGCTGCTTGGAATAatcaaaaaaatgagaaaaatgtgaactGGAGTAAGGTTTCCATTATCAGACACAAAAGCATGAATATCCCAAATGATGTATAGCTAAATTTTTCCTTAATTCTGCTAGGAAATGTCTGTCTTCAACATTAAACAACCTCAAGAACAGacagtattttgtttcagttctttagCCAAATGGCCAAATGGTTGttttctgggtattttttttaatcttttggcAGGTCTCTTGAAGTAATACAGGATCTGCCTTGGCAGAGGTgtccattttcctcctcccctcctcagTTTCCCTCCACCAGCTATCTTATCTGACCCTGGAGGTATTGCTGCACAAGTTAGACTTTGCAAATCTACCTTAGACAACTCATTTGACTCACTCGTGCTTTACTTCCCCAGTTCCTTGAAGAGGGACAGCATTTTAATTGACTCCAAGAAGGATTTTGAGATCTTTGGAAGAAAGCTCTGTTATACATGGTGAACACTCATTCTGCATGAGTTGACAACTTCTGTTCATAGTTGGAGGGCAGTTTTCCTGGTCAGTTTAATTCACAACCCTGAACAAGTGAAGGTTGTTTATCTTTACTTTAGCAAGACTTTTGACACTGCCTCTAACAAAATCCTCATGagcaaactgatgaagtacaggtTAGATaggtggacagtgaggtggactgaaaagtggctgaactgccaggctcagagTTCTGTGATCCACAGCACAAGGTCCAGCTGGatgccagtcactagtggtgtaccccagggtgTGATGCTGGGACCACTACTGTTTAGCATCTTCAATAATGGTCTCAGTGTTGGGGCACAGTGCccactcagcaagtttgcagatg
The genomic region above belongs to Mycteria americana isolate JAX WOST 10 ecotype Jacksonville Zoo and Gardens chromosome 1, USCA_MyAme_1.0, whole genome shotgun sequence and contains:
- the LOC142408891 gene encoding high affinity choline transporter 1-like — protein: MALNIPGLVSLIVFFMLTLATGIWASWKSKKDQQNRNPTEMAIVGGRNINVFIGLFTATATWVGGAYINGTAEIVYLPSKGLLWVQAPVGFALSLVIGGFFFVNPMRSKNYVTVMDPLQETYGNVMGSLLFIPPLLGEVFWFAAILASLGATMRVILDIGGSLAIIVSACTVILYTLLGGLYSVAYTDVIQLVFITLSLWVCIPFALVNSATESIYYTATHQSYQEPWIGKIDKQYLGRWLDDFFYLVLGSIPWQTYFQRVLSAASPGQARLISYLSGLGCFSMAIPSVLIGAVAASTDWNQTSYGLPSPLERGESAMILPLVLHYLCPAYISIAGLGAIAAAAMSSADSALLSAGSMFAHNIYRKILRKKATETEVLWAMRTSMLVFGAGAASLAFYSSSVYDLWFLSGELVYALLFPQLCCALFAPSTNTYGSAAGFLVGLLLRVLAGEPALSIPPVICYPACSLVNGTYSQLFPFKTFTMLLTLGTIVAVSYVAAVLFRRNFLPHRWDVCNITGGTGTLIPLQQMEEQMGSPTVALEDNRD